Proteins encoded in a region of the Vitis riparia cultivar Riparia Gloire de Montpellier isolate 1030 chromosome 7, EGFV_Vit.rip_1.0, whole genome shotgun sequence genome:
- the LOC117918582 gene encoding LOW QUALITY PROTEIN: potassium transporter 5-like (The sequence of the model RefSeq protein was modified relative to this genomic sequence to represent the inferred CDS: inserted 1 base in 1 codon) yields the protein MSSDVVNSPDDTHDQGLKSKKLSRGKLRRMDSLDMESRTVHGHSHHGSKDTKDWSVILHLAFQSMGIVYGDIGTSPLYVYASTFTDGIKHNDDILGVLSIIFYTLTLIPLFKYVLTVLKATDNGEGGTFALYSLICRYAKVGLIPSQQAEDREVSNFRLELPSKRLQMASKLKSKLEKSNFAKFFLLFATMLGTSMVIGDGVLTPCISVLSAVGGIKEVTDSMTQDRIVWISVAILVCLFMVQRFGTDKVGYSFAPIICVWFALISGIGVYNFIKFDPTVVKAINPKYIVNYFRRNKKEAWISLGGAVLSITGTEALFADVGHFTVRSIQISMCAVTYPALVLAYTGQASFLRKHHQDVADLFFKSIPHGLYWPMFVVAVSASIIASQAMISGTFSIIQQSLSLGCFPRVKIVHTSTKYEGQVYIPEVNYLLMLACVGVTVGFKTTTKIGNAYGIAVVFVMTLTSSFLVLVMIMIWKTHILLVISYVVVIGSIELLYLSSVLYKFDQGGYLPLAFALVLMTIMYIWNDVYRXKYYYDLDHKISPEVVKELVGSTNFSRIPGLAIFYSELVHGIPPIFKHYMENVPALHSVLVFVSIKSLPISKVPMEERFLFRRVDPDDIYVFQCVVRYGYTDMRFEEDPFERLLVERLKEFIREHTGDMDSGELQDRLINVENEGEESKEIDEERLQEDEERRQENVDKDIEAIDRAAQAGVVHLIGETEVMADKGSGLGKKVLINVGYNILKKNLRQAETVFDIPHKRMLKVGMIYEL from the exons ATGTCTTCTGATGTGGTAAACAGCCCTGACGACACCCATGATCAAGGCCTCAAATCAAAGAAACTCTCACGGGGAAAATTGCGTCGTATGGACTCCCTAGACATGGAGTCCAGGACTGTACATGGCCACAGCCACCATGGCTCCAAG GATACCAAGGACTGGTCTGTGATACTGCACCTGGCGTTTCAGAGCATGGGAATAGTGTATGGGGACATTGGAACTTCGCCGTTGTACGTGTATGCAAGCACTTTCACTGATGGTATCAAACATAATGATGATATTCTGGGGGTTCTTTCTATCATCTTCTACACCCTCACCCTCATCCCTCTCTTCAAGTACGTCTTGACCGTGTTGAAGGCCACTGATAATGGCGAGG GAGGGACATTTGCTTTGTATTCTCTTATATGCCGATATGCCAAGGTGGGGTTGATCCCTAGTCAACAGGCTGAGGACAGAGAAGTCTCCAATTTCCGGTTGGAGCTGCCTAGTAAAAGACTGCAGATGGCATCAAAGCTCAAGTCTAAGCTAGAGAAGAGCAACTTTGCTAAGTTCTTTCTGTTGTTTGCCACAATGCTTGGCACTTCCATGGTGATTGGTGATGGTGTCCTCACTCCTTGCATCTCAG TTTTATCTGCTGTGGGTGGCATCAAGGAAGTCACAGATTCAATGACACAAG ATAGGATTGTTTGGATATCAGTAGCCATCTTGGTGTGTCTTTTCATGGTTCAAAGATTTGGAACTGACAAAGTTGGATACAGTTTTGCTCCAATAATCTGTGTTTGGTTCGCGTTAATTAGCGGCATTGGGGTCTACAACTTCATCAAGTTCGATCCAACAGTTGTTAAAGCCATTAATCCCAAGTACATCGTCAATTACTTTAGAAGGAACAAGAAAGAAGCCTGGATTTCCCTTGGTGGGGCCGTCCTCTCCATAACAG GGACGGAGGCGCTGTTTGCTGATGTTGGCCACTTCACAGTTCGATCAATTCAAATAAGTATGTGCGCTGTCACATACCCAGCTCTTGTATTGGCATATACTGGACAAGCCTCCTTTCTCCGGAAACACCATCAGGATGTTGCTGACCTTTTCTTCAAGTCCATACCAC ATGGTCTGTACTGGCCGATGTTTGTTGTGGCTGTGTCAGCGTCGATCATTGCCAGTCAAGCTATGATATCTGGGACTTTCTCCATTATCCAGCAGTCTCTCTCACTAGGGTGCTTTCCTCGAGTGAAGATTGTGCACACATCGACTAAGTATGAAGGGCAAGTGTACATTCCTGAGGTCAATTACCTTCTCATGCTGGCTTGTGTAGGGGTCACTGTAGGGTTTAAGACTACCACAAAGATCGGAAATGCATATG GGATTGCGGTGGTGTTCGTGATGACCCTCACCTCATCATTTCTGGTTCTTGTGATGATCATGATATGGAAAACCCATATACTACTAGTGATCTCATATGTTGTGGTCATTGGTAGCATTGAGCTTCTGTATCTAAGTTCAGTCCTCTACAAGTTTGATCAAGGAGGGTATCTACCCTTGGCCTTTGCCTTAGTTCTGATGACCATAATGTACATTTGGAATGATGTGTACC AGAAATACTATTATGATCTGGATCACAAGATTTCTCCTGAGGTGGTGAAGGAATTAGTAGGGAGCACAAACTTTAGTAGAATACCAGGATTGGCCATCTTCTACTCTGAGCTTGTTCATGGCATCCCGCCCATCTTCAAGCATTACATGGAAAATGTGCCTGCATTGCATTCAGTTCTTGTTTTTGTCTCAATCAAGTCTCTCCCCATAAGCAAGGTTCCAATGGAAGAACGATTCCTCTTCCGCAGGGTAGACCCAGATGATATTTATGTGTTCCAGTGTGTGGTGAGGTACGGGTACACCGACATGCGATTCGAGGAAGACCCTTTTGAGAGATTACTGGTTGAAAGATTGAAGGAGTTCATAAGAGAACACACTGGAGACATGGATTCTGGAGAGCTGCAAGATAGGTTGATTAATGTTGAGAATGAGGGCGAAGAATCAAAGGAAATTGATGAAGAAAGGCTCCAAGAGGATGAAGAAAGGCGCCAAGAGAATGTTGACAAAGATATTGAAGCAATTGATAGAGCGGCACAAGCGGGTGTGGTGCACTTGATCGGTGAGACTGAGGTGATGGCGGATAAGGGCTCCGGATTAGGAAAGAAGGTCTTGATAAATGTTGGCTATAATATATTGAAGAAGAATTTGAGACAGGCAGAGACTGTGTTTGACATTCCACACAAACGTATGCTGAAAGTGGGAATGATTTATGAGCTTTGA